The Calliopsis andreniformis isolate RMS-2024a chromosome 10, iyCalAndr_principal, whole genome shotgun sequence nucleotide sequence CTGGAGATCAAGGAAATGTGCTAGAGTTACAGAAGGACAGAGGTAGTCTGAAGAAATTTAAGAAACCCTGCTCTGTAAGCTCATTGCTTATAAAGAGTCGTGAGATTATTTCGATTAAGCGTAATATGTTTTTCTATAGCCTTGAATATAAAGTAATTCGAATTTTCTCGGGTCATCGGATGAGAATCAGACTGTCCTGGACACGTACCATCCTTTCGCGATTAAGTTGCATAGAGTTTCGATCGGCAGAGGAATTCCTGTAACGTGTCCAGGGTTCCTAGGACCCTGATGGCTTACTGGCAGGATCTTCGCGACAAATCGAACACTTTTCCGCCTCTGAAGCAAATAAGGTAAAACAACTCGTCCCAATTCATCCCTCGTCGGATGAATTTTTTTGTCGACAGGTGGACGACTTCCTTCAGAAGTTATCCTTTCTAACCAAGGAGGACGAGCAAGTTCATCACTTTCGTTCGATAATATCCAGGTAAACTGTTAATTACTTTCGACTGACCAGGGAAAAATTACGTGATTCGCTTTTTAGGTGCACTGCAAACGATTTGAGGATGATCGTTCGTCTGATTAAGCATGATTTGAGAATGAACGCTGGTCCTAAACACATGTGAGTTTCTCGAGCAGGAATTTCAGTAGAATCAGTCAcaagtcagacatagcgaaatcagtagaataagtccaaaaTCGAATATAAGAAAGCTAGTAGAACAAGCATCAAGACAGACATAGTAAAAAGCCAATagagtaagtcccaagtcagacatttcaaagctagtagaataagtcacaggTCAGGCACAGCGAAGTCAGCAGAATAAGTCTCAAAACACACAGcaaagctagtagaataagtatcgAGACAGGCAGAGCATAAAGCCAGTAGAATAGGTGCAAGTCAGACATAGCAGATCCATTAGAATAAGTCACAGGTCAGACATGGCAAAGCCAGTAGAATAGAAtaagtccctagtcagacacagtgaagtcAATAAAGTAAGTCTCTGAATTCTCATTGCTCTGTCTATGGTATGGCTCTGATAGCTTGGGAGCTGTGCACGAGGATGCATACGAAGCTTTTCAGACATCGAGGGACTTGAACAGCGTTATCGATCGATGTCTGCAAGGCTCCTCTCTGAAACCTGGGAAACTGTCCCCTTCAGGATCTCCTTCCAACAAAGTTGCCCTGTCCCTCATGACACCTGTTTTGCCCATGCTGGTGAGCCACTTCTACTTTCACTGCTTTGTAACACACCTCGAAGACTCTAAATATTGACGAGCGACTGTAATAGGCAGAGGCTTGCAAGTCGGTGCAGATGGCGATGAAGAAGTGTCCAAGTGGAATGCTGTCTGAAGTGAAATACGATGGAGAACGGGTCCAGGTCCACAAAAGGGGCAGCGAGTTTAGATACTTCAGCAGATCTCTGAAGCCTGTTCTCTCCCATAAAGTAAATACCTTATTAGATCAATATACAGTGTTTCCTCGATGAAAACTTCCTACGTCATTTCTGAGGGATTTAAAATGACACAGGTTTCCTAGCTCCACCTTGACAACTTTGTTTTACATCATTGAAGACACGAAGAGAAGCACATGGAAGCTGTACTCTGTTACTTTAAACATCtcataaatattataattatcaaatACCAAGTTTCCAGCGAGAGAAGATAGTCTAAAGTCTAAAGATTCGAATCTTGCACACTGTCAATCCTTTCAGGTGAACCTCTTCAAGGATTATATTCCCGAAGCCTTTCCAGATGGCGACGATCTGATTCTGGACTCTGAGGTTCTCATGATTGACACCAAAACAGGGCAGCCACTGCCATTTGGCAGTCTGGGCATTCACAAGGTTCAAATCGTCTTCAAAACCATTTGAAATTCGAGATCTTCGTTAGATTGCTTTCTCGAAGTTTCATGATCGTTTTATCTTACAGAAAGCCGAGTTCAAGGACGCCACTGTATGTCTGTTCGTGTTCGACTGCATCTACTACAACGGGGATGTTTTGCTGCACAAGTAAGTTTTCCAACTTCGTTTTCACTATCGACAGCTTTCACAAGATTCCCTTGCCTGTAGAACCATGCTCGAGCGTAGGCGAATACTGAAGGAGAGGATGACTGAGATACCAAATAGAATAATGTTGTCGGAGGTCCAGAGAGTCAATGTAAATATCGAGTAAttatgcttgaaaattatggatGCGTAAATATGAGATGTGGGACTGTTTCAGGATCCGAAGGATTTGGCAGAGATGATCGCCAAAGTCTTCAAATTGGGACTTGAAGGGTTGGTACTGAAGGATGTTAACGTGAGTAGTTGAAAAATTTGGAATCCTTACATAGTTTTAGGTTTTGCTAAAGGGGACAGAATTCACAGTGGTTCTTGGATTCTTCGACAATAATAAGTTACAAATAAGAGTCTATTTTTTCCAATGTAAGAATTATTTTAAGCTTGAGCATACCAAGGAGACATTTATagaaaatattctaaatatCAGAATATCTTCATATCTaactacttgaatatttgaaaatttgaatattcgaatacttaaaaatttgagtattcaaatatttgtatatttgaatatttggctctataaaaatttgaagattagagGAGAACCAATTTTGAAGAACCCAGTAAGGTCTTTACCTTGATATGCTAAGGGATGAAAACGATGTCCTTTCAAGTTAGAATCAATATCGATGTAGCAGAATGTTTAGTGAATCTAGCACAGCCCTGAAATCTCCACCATTCACAGAGTAAATACGAGCCAGGCAAAAGGCACTGGCTGAAGGTAAAACGAGACTACTTGTTCGATGGCGCGATGGCCGATAGCGCAGATCTCGTCGTGCTTGGCGCATGGTACGGTACAGGGAACAAAGGTCTGTACCACTGTTCCATAACGTTCTTATCATAGCTGTCAcaaaacagtcttcccatcacaCAATTTCTCCGATATCTCCCTCTGATCGCCCCATTTCCAGGTGGCATGATGTCAGTGTTCCTGATGGGCTGCTACGACGAGGAACGTAACCGATGGGTAACTGTGACCAAAGTGAGTTGAACTCAGAACCAATAAGAAAAACAGAAACATTATTCTtcattgaaaaataaaaattcggtGTTCAGGTGCACACAGGTCACGATGATGCAACTTTAACGATGCTACAAGATGAGTTGGACATGATTAAAATAAGCAAGGATCCAGCAAAAGTGCCACCCTGGTTGCTCGCGAATAAACCCATGATCCCAGACTTCGTGGCGAGGGACCCAAAGGTAGTTAGCAGCGGAGGTACTTTGGAAAACTTTCCTTGTTTCGCGTTCCCACGTCTCTTCATGCATTACAGAAGCAACCTGTGTGGGAAATAACGGGGGCGGAGTTCACGAATCAGGGGGTCCACACCGCAGACGGAATCAGCATCAGATTTCCAAGAGTGACACGTATCCGTGGGGACAAAAATTGGTCCAGTGCTACTACTCTCAAGGAGCTGCGTGCTCTGTTCAAGAAGAGCTCGGATTCGATAGATCTTAGCCTTCTTCTGTCTTCTACTTCAGGGTATGCTGTGCCTCTATTTTTGAGTTGTTTAATTTTTAGATATCGAAAGTATAGAGTTTTTCAAATTCCTAAATATTCTAGTTCTCAAAtagtgaaattttcaaatattcaggttCCTAAATATACTAGttctcaaatattgaaattttcaaatattcatattccAAAGTATCCTACTGCTCAAATGTTGAAactctaaaatattcaaattcccaAATATCCTACTTCTCAAATATTgtacttttcaaatattcaaattcacaaATATCCtacttctcaaatattcaaattcataaATGCTCCAGTTCCCAGACATTGCaacttttcaatattcaaatcctcaAATCATCAACTCTACAAATcataattacaatacaatagaCCTCTCACAGCTTGTATCTCTCTTCAAGAATCAAGAAAGAAGTGGACATTAAAAAAGAGATCAAGACAGAGTTCCCTTCAGACACAGAAAAGAAACCCGATAAGAAGTCCAGATCCCCAGGGAAGAGGGAGTCTAGGGGAACCTCGAGGACGTTATCCCCGAAGAAGGAAGGGAATCGAGGAAACTCTACTATCGACACAAAGTCGAACGATAAATTAAATACCTTGCAGAGGGATGAAGAACGGGCAGAGTTTTATGCTTTTGTGAAGAAGGATGTACGTGCATATGGGCGAGTGGAGTTTTCTTTAATTCCAAACAATGTAGGGTACAGTTTCTATACAGTGTTTATCTTCAATATATTTTCCACGCTGATCCACAGTACATAGAATACTCCGCTGATGGGATGCCGCTGAATTGGATCGAGGGTCGTAAACCAGCTCACGGCCTTCCGGCTGACGCAAAACCACTGTCGAATTTTAATGACAACGAACTGGTAACACTTCTCAGAAGTTTACTACCTACTATTTCTTTGTATCTTagatattttgaataattattaaagattgcagtttgaaaaCTTCAGAAAATTTTTTTGAATTACTTTTAgaggtttgaattttcaaatattcaagtattcaaaatttcaaattttcaaatttttaaattttcaaatattcaaattttttaagtttcaaatacttaaattttCAAGGACTGAACCTTCCAGATATTGGAACTCTCAAattgtcaaatattcaaatatttgtgaAATAATCAAAGCTTCAAATTACAAATCCCCGAATATTCACGTTTCCCGAAACAATTTTCAGAGATCCAAGGCGATTCTGAGGGGTGCTCCAGTAGCCCTAGCTCCAGGATTCAGAAAGAGCAAGTGGAGTGATGCCCAAAACTTGCTCAAAACGTATCCTTTCACGTCATACCAAAAACCTCCGAATCTCGATTACTTTATGTTCGAAACAAGTTTATCGCTGAAATAAATACTATCCAACTCGCTTGCTCCCGCTTGATTAACACGATTCGAATCGACTTGAGGGACGTTCCTTAATTACTTCTGGGCGAATACAGGATCCAGCGAAATGGGTTACGTTTCCACGACACGTAAACTTGCGAGGAACCTAGGGAGGAGATGGGGAGTTGGAACGAGAGAGTTTCTTTCGCGCTTCAGCACCGTTTCTAGGCTCCCTCGAGGCGGATTTAAAGAAGATGACCCTGCTGGCTAGTAGGTCGATTAGCTCCTCTAGACTCTCGTGATAACGGGTCGCGGTTTGCGGTGAATCATCTCTCCTCCAGTCCTAGTTCTCATTTTGCtctctagggttgaatattttccTTAATTCTACTGTGAAATCGACAGTCTTGGAGCCAAAGTGTTAAAACGAGAAGAAAGATCCATGGCAACTTATGTAGTCCACCCTTGCTCGGAGATCTTGTCCTCTGCCATCCACGTATGtattttttatatcgtatatatatttaataaaaataacgaAGGAACTTACCTAATCAAGAAACGCAATTCATAAGAGTTAACAATTTTTAAAGGTCCCCCTTTTTATCATGAGTATTTTACTAATTGAACTTTCAGACTGTAGAATATCTTCAAGGAATTTCTCAAACAAGTACACTATCTACATATATTTTCAAAGTTCAAAGTTAAAGTAAAGTTCGAAGTAAAAGGAATTTTTCTAGTACGTGGAAAATTTCTATGTGGAAGAGACTTCTATAATATTGAAATCGATAAACATACTTCCCTTTACTTTTTGACTCACTCACCCATCAATAATAAGAGTACAACAGAACAGACAGTAGACCATCAAGCCCAATTTAAAACGACAgcgtaataaaataaaaaaagactgCCCTGAAACCTGCCCTGACCCACATATGGGTCATGACCTACCACCTGTTTCACCCTAAACGTATTAAAGCATACGATTACCTCCCCCAATCTCTTCATCTGAAACCAAATCGCAAGAATTCCAGATAGTAAAAGCAACCACAGTAGCTATCCAAGCAAGGAATCGTGTTTTCAAGCGTCCCGTTAATGGACGTTTCAAATTGATCGGATGGTAACGGAATTAAACTCGGTTAACACCGTCTCCGCTCGTGGGGGCGTTAAGTCGACTTCCCAGAGGTGGAATTAGCCAGCTGTTTTAATCGTCAGCGACAATTTCTCGCGCAGAAGTCGGGCACGATTTCCGACGCCAATATCTCGTCGGCTCCCTCGTTTACACGTGCCAACGTTCGGTTTTCCAGGAGTTCGAGGACGTGCCCAAGACGGCCAGGCACGTGAATGTGTCCTGGCTGGAGGCTTCCGCTTCCGCCACGGAAATTCAGCGGCCGGAGGAGCACGCGGTGGGACTCGCTGCTGATTACTGTTCCTGTCCTTGTCGGCACCGATGACGAACGCAGTGGCCTTGTTTCGTTTACAGGTACTGCATCTTTGCGATTTTCGTAGGCTACTGGGGAGGAACATTGTTCTGGCCACGATGGAATCGTATAGATTAGTGGTGGACAAGCGACGAAGTGAGAGAAGCCATAGGTGGGTTACCAGAAGTAGTGCTACTGGAGATGAGAAAATTGCAGAGGGCTCTAA carries:
- the Dnalig3 gene encoding DNA ligase 3; protein product: MSDDEREEEKPFAVERAKTGRAKCKKCKCPIEKDAVRIAKLVANPFSEGKMKAWHHLTCLFEVFAKQRATTKRIDDPEEDISGWTDLCEEDRTVVLKKIEEFENSAPFKTPKGKEKASASPKKRKTAEEAEGASKKSKKTKKEDSASSEASSSKKEESGQGKKGRSSRDDSFLEFQRLCENVANVDAYTDKTAVVKRMLTRGSEGDGFKSDVKLWCRLLLPGAVKRVYNLQSKQLVKLFSRLLLQDEDEMLEHLEQGDVAETIRVFFENSVALKPAHHSSLTIQEVDDFLQKLSFLTKEDEQVHHFRSIISRCTANDLRMIVRLIKHDLRMNAGPKHILGAVHEDAYEAFQTSRDLNSVIDRCLQGSSLKPGKLSPSGSPSNKVALSLMTPVLPMLAEACKSVQMAMKKCPSGMLSEVKYDGERVQVHKRGSEFRYFSRSLKPVLSHKVNLFKDYIPEAFPDGDDLILDSEVLMIDTKTGQPLPFGSLGIHKKAEFKDATVCLFVFDCIYYNGDVLLHKTMLERRRILKERMTEIPNRIMLSEVQRVNDPKDLAEMIAKVFKLGLEGLVLKDVNSKYEPGKRHWLKVKRDYLFDGAMADSADLVVLGAWYGTGNKGGMMSVFLMGCYDEERNRWVTVTKVHTGHDDATLTMLQDELDMIKISKDPAKVPPWLLANKPMIPDFVARDPKKQPVWEITGAEFTNQGVHTADGISIRFPRVTRIRGDKNWSSATTLKELRALFKKSSDSIDLSLLLSSTSGIKKEVDIKKEIKTEFPSDTEKKPDKKSRSPGKRESRGTSRTLSPKKEGNRGNSTIDTKSNDKLNTLQRDEERAEFYAFVKKDYIEYSADGMPLNWIEGRKPAHGLPADAKPLSNFNDNELRSKAILRGAPVALAPGFRKSKWSDAQNLLKTLGAKVLKREERSMATYVVHPCSEILSSAIHEFEDVPKTARHVNVSWLEASASATEIQRPEEHAVGLAADYCSCPCRHR